A single genomic interval of Nostoc commune NIES-4072 harbors:
- a CDS encoding SDR family NAD(P)-dependent oxidoreductase: MSLELKLSGKTAIVTGGSAGIGLATAKALYSEGVSVAIAARNQERLDQAVADIQSLPTLGAKVIAISADLTKAEDVEKVVSTTLAQFNQIDILINNAGSARAGSFVESTDDLFLDAWNLKANYSC, from the coding sequence ATGAGTTTAGAACTAAAATTATCAGGTAAAACAGCGATCGTTACCGGAGGAAGTGCGGGAATTGGATTAGCTACTGCCAAAGCACTTTATAGTGAGGGCGTGAGTGTTGCGATCGCAGCCCGCAATCAAGAACGCTTAGATCAAGCTGTGGCTGACATCCAATCCTTACCCACGCTAGGCGCTAAAGTTATTGCCATCAGCGCCGATCTGACTAAAGCAGAAGATGTTGAAAAAGTTGTCTCTACAACATTAGCCCAATTTAATCAAATTGATATTTTGATTAACAATGCAGGTTCAGCCCGTGCTGGGTCTTTCGTAGAATCAACTGATGATTTATTCTTGGATGCTTGGAACTTAAAAGCCAATTATTCTTGCTAA
- a CDS encoding CPXCG motif-containing cysteine-rich protein, whose protein sequence is MQNTAEYYCAYCGEPNLTFIDLSAGGQQSYVEDCQVCCNPNILYVRVDEDTLDIEIDTESES, encoded by the coding sequence ATGCAAAACACAGCCGAGTATTACTGCGCCTATTGCGGCGAACCGAACTTAACTTTTATTGACTTGAGTGCTGGAGGACAGCAATCCTACGTTGAAGATTGTCAAGTTTGCTGTAATCCAAATATTTTGTATGTGCGGGTTGATGAAGATACCCTAGATATCGAGATTGATACAGAATCCGAAAGTTGA
- the crtW gene encoding beta-carotene ketolase CrtW, giving the protein MIQLEQPPSHQTKRTPVVKSKSQFKGLFIAIVIVSAWVISLSILLSLDISKLKFWILLPVILWQTFLYTGLFITSHDAMHGVVFPQNPKINHFIGTLTLSLYALLPYQKLLKKHWLHHHNPATKIDPDFHNGKHQNFFAWYFHFMKGYWSWGQIIALTIIYNFAKYILHIPTDNLTYFWVLPSLLSSLQLFYFGTFLPHSEPIGGYVQPHCAQTISRPIWWSFITCYHFGYHEEHHQYPNVCWWQLPEIYKAK; this is encoded by the coding sequence GTGATCCAGTTAGAACAACCACCCAGTCATCAAACAAAACGGACTCCAGTAGTGAAAAGTAAATCTCAGTTCAAAGGGCTTTTCATTGCTATTGTCATTGTTAGCGCATGGGTTATTAGCCTGAGTATATTACTTTCACTTGACATCTCCAAGCTGAAATTTTGGATATTATTGCCTGTTATCCTATGGCAGACATTTTTATATACGGGATTATTTATTACATCTCATGATGCCATGCATGGTGTAGTATTTCCCCAGAATCCCAAGATTAATCATTTTATTGGAACATTGACCTTATCCCTTTATGCTCTTTTACCATATCAAAAACTCCTGAAAAAACATTGGTTACATCACCATAATCCCGCAACTAAAATAGACCCAGATTTTCATAATGGTAAACACCAAAATTTCTTTGCTTGGTATTTTCATTTTATGAAAGGTTACTGGAGTTGGGGACAAATAATTGCTTTGACTATTATTTATAACTTTGCTAAATACATACTCCATATACCAACTGATAATCTAACTTACTTTTGGGTGTTACCCTCGCTTTTAAGTTCATTACAATTATTCTATTTCGGCACTTTTTTACCTCATAGTGAACCAATAGGAGGTTATGTACAGCCTCATTGTGCCCAAACGATTAGCCGTCCAATTTGGTGGTCATTTATTACATGCTATCATTTCGGCTACCACGAAGAACATCACCAATATCCCAATGTTTGTTGGTGGCAGTTACCAGAAATTTACAAAGCAAAATAG
- a CDS encoding SRPBCC family protein has product MLHFKHSSVINAPPEVVWKFHERADILRLLNPPWQPVQVVRREGGLNVGAITEFRLFLGPLPLTWLARHTECEKYRLFTDEQISGPFESWVHRHEFEPEAGKTRLTDAISFSMPGGGTVEFVSGWLVQVQLEAMFRYRHYVTKRECESQ; this is encoded by the coding sequence ATGCTGCACTTTAAACATTCCTCAGTAATTAATGCCCCACCAGAAGTAGTTTGGAAATTTCACGAAAGGGCAGATATTTTGCGACTGCTGAATCCACCTTGGCAGCCAGTCCAAGTGGTTCGTCGTGAGGGGGGACTGAACGTAGGCGCTATCACAGAATTTCGCCTGTTTCTCGGCCCATTACCCTTAACTTGGTTAGCGCGTCATACTGAATGTGAAAAATATCGCCTGTTTACCGATGAACAGATATCTGGCCCCTTTGAATCTTGGGTACATCGACATGAATTTGAACCAGAAGCTGGCAAAACTAGGCTGACTGATGCTATTTCCTTCTCTATGCCTGGCGGAGGAACAGTTGAATTTGTCAGTGGTTGGTTAGTACAAGTGCAACTAGAAGCTATGTTTCGCTATCGCCACTATGTAACGAAACGAGAATGTGAGTCGCAATAA
- the cofG gene encoding 7,8-didemethyl-8-hydroxy-5-deazariboflavin synthase subunit CofG, giving the protein MPINNCRLVTYSPAYTIVPTYECFNRCSYCNFRSEPGKSPWMSISDVESILKPLQSQNICEILILSGEVHPHSSRRQAWFGRIYDLCELALSMGFLPHTNAGPLSFEEMQKLKRVNVSMGLMLEQLTPALLNTVHRHAPSKLPEVRLQQLQWAGELQIPFTTGLLLGIGETVNDWWETLEAISKLHQRYHHIQEVILQPHSPGHQQTFDAPPFDPHKLPEVIAKARQILPPDITIQIPPNLVKDNCWLLACIEAGARDLGGIGPKDEVNPDYPHVQEQALREILQPAGWELVARSPVYPQFDTWLSGELQTAVKRWRKITPVSLLSEQQSRDFRNS; this is encoded by the coding sequence ATGCCAATTAATAATTGTCGTCTTGTCACCTATAGCCCTGCTTATACAATCGTTCCTACTTACGAGTGCTTTAATCGTTGTAGTTACTGCAACTTTCGCAGTGAACCGGGTAAAAGTCCCTGGATGAGTATTTCAGATGTAGAAAGTATTTTAAAGCCACTTCAAAGCCAAAATATCTGTGAAATCCTCATCCTTAGCGGTGAAGTGCATCCTCATTCGTCAAGGCGTCAGGCGTGGTTTGGGCGTATTTATGATTTGTGTGAATTAGCACTTTCAATGGGGTTTTTACCACATACCAATGCGGGACCATTAAGTTTTGAGGAAATGCAAAAGCTTAAGCGTGTAAATGTTTCAATGGGGCTGATGTTGGAACAGTTAACACCAGCATTGTTAAATACTGTACATCGGCACGCACCGAGTAAATTACCAGAGGTACGGCTACAACAATTACAATGGGCGGGAGAGTTGCAGATTCCTTTTACAACTGGGTTACTGTTGGGAATTGGAGAAACTGTAAATGATTGGTGGGAAACTTTGGAAGCTATTTCTAAATTGCATCAACGTTATCATCACATTCAAGAAGTCATCCTACAACCTCATAGTCCTGGACATCAGCAAACTTTTGATGCACCACCTTTTGATCCCCATAAATTACCAGAAGTAATTGCGAAAGCGCGTCAGATTTTACCGCCAGATATTACTATTCAAATTCCGCCCAATTTAGTTAAAGATAACTGCTGGTTACTCGCTTGTATCGAAGCTGGTGCGCGAGATTTAGGTGGAATTGGCCCAAAAGATGAAGTGAATCCCGATTATCCTCATGTTCAAGAACAAGCATTAAGAGAAATTTTACAACCTGCTGGGTGGGAATTGGTGGCGCGATCGCCAGTGTATCCGCAATTTGATACCTGGTTGTCGGGGGAATTACAAACAGCAGTGAAACGCTGGCGAAAAATAACACCAGTTTCTCTGTTGTCAGAACAGCAAAGTAGAGATTTTCGCAATTCGTAA
- a CDS encoding B12-binding domain-containing radical SAM protein — translation MTSSVFTSEHLLFTPANPDAKAIPIIFAFPNEYSVGITSLGYQVVWATLAMRDDVQVSRLFTDTHEQLPRTPEIVGFSISWELDYVNILNLLESLEIPILATSRDDSHPIIFGGGPVLTANPEPFADFFDVILLGDGENLLGNFIEAYKEVRNASRQTQLKRLAQIPGIYVPSLYEVEYHSIDGAVKSIKPISPEIPAVVQKQTYRGNTLSASTVVTEKAAWENIYMVEVVRSCPEMCRFCLASYLTLPFRTASLESSLIPAIERGLEVTNRLGLLGASVTQHPEFGTLLDYISQPKYHDVRLSIASVRTNTVTVQLAETLTKRDTRSLTIAVESGSEKIRQIINKKLHNDEIIQAAVNAKAGGLKSLKLYGMAGIPGEEVEDLEQTVVMMRNIKKAAPGLRLTYGCSTFVPKAHTPFQWFGVNRQAEKRLQFLQKQLKPQGIEFRPESYNWSIIQALLSRGDRRVSQLLQLTRDFGDSLGSYKRAFKQLKGQIPDLDFYVHAEWSTEQVLPWSHLQGPLPQSTLLKHLAEAQSYINPSPKELQPVLGARD, via the coding sequence GTGACATCATCTGTATTTACCTCTGAACACCTCCTTTTCACCCCCGCTAACCCAGATGCCAAAGCTATCCCCATCATCTTCGCCTTTCCCAATGAGTACAGCGTAGGCATCACTAGCCTCGGCTATCAGGTAGTTTGGGCAACCTTAGCAATGCGTGATGATGTGCAGGTGAGTCGCCTGTTTACAGATACTCACGAACAACTCCCCAGAACCCCGGAAATTGTAGGATTTTCGATTTCCTGGGAACTGGATTATGTAAATATTTTAAATTTGCTGGAATCTTTAGAAATTCCGATTCTAGCAACTTCTCGTGATGATTCTCATCCGATAATTTTTGGTGGTGGGCCCGTTCTTACAGCGAATCCCGAACCTTTTGCAGATTTTTTTGATGTAATTTTACTGGGGGATGGCGAAAACCTCTTGGGAAATTTCATTGAGGCGTACAAAGAAGTGAGAAATGCTTCTAGACAAACTCAACTCAAAAGACTTGCACAAATACCAGGAATTTATGTACCCAGTTTGTATGAAGTCGAATATCACAGCATAGATGGTGCAGTAAAGTCAATTAAACCAATTTCTCCCGAAATTCCCGCAGTGGTGCAAAAGCAAACTTACAGAGGAAACACGCTATCGGCATCAACTGTAGTCACCGAAAAAGCCGCATGGGAAAATATTTACATGGTGGAAGTGGTAAGAAGTTGTCCAGAAATGTGCCGCTTTTGTTTGGCGAGTTATCTCACACTGCCTTTTAGAACAGCCAGTCTTGAAAGTTCGTTAATTCCAGCCATTGAAAGAGGTTTAGAAGTCACAAATCGGTTAGGATTATTGGGGGCTTCTGTAACTCAGCATCCAGAATTTGGGACTTTGCTAGATTATATTAGTCAACCAAAGTATCATGATGTCCGTCTCAGTATTGCTTCAGTGCGAACCAATACCGTAACAGTGCAGTTAGCAGAAACTTTGACGAAACGAGACACGCGATCGCTTACCATTGCTGTAGAAAGTGGTTCGGAGAAAATCCGGCAAATCATCAACAAAAAGCTGCATAACGACGAAATTATCCAAGCGGCGGTAAATGCTAAAGCTGGCGGATTAAAAAGCTTGAAACTCTACGGAATGGCAGGAATTCCCGGTGAAGAAGTAGAAGATTTAGAACAAACCGTGGTGATGATGCGTAATATCAAAAAAGCTGCGCCAGGATTGCGGTTAACATACGGATGCAGCACCTTTGTACCCAAAGCACACACACCGTTTCAATGGTTTGGGGTGAATCGCCAAGCCGAAAAGCGGTTGCAGTTTTTGCAAAAACAGCTAAAACCACAGGGGATAGAGTTTCGCCCAGAAAGCTATAATTGGTCGATTATACAGGCTTTGTTATCGAGAGGCGATCGCAGAGTGTCCCAACTCCTGCAACTGACTCGTGACTTTGGCGACTCCTTGGGTAGCTACAAACGTGCTTTTAAACAACTCAAAGGACAAATCCCCGATTTAGATTTCTACGTCCACGCCGAATGGTCAACAGAACAAGTATTACCCTGGAGCCACTTGCAAGGGCCTCTGCCACAGTCTACACTACTAAAGCATTTGGCTGAAGCTCAGAGTTATATCAACCCATCCCCAAAGGAATTACAGCCAGTACTGGGGGCTAGGGACTAA
- a CDS encoding ABC1 kinase family protein, with product MTDCLARSLGITTEKMSKVTIPLEKPLRYDPEAIAQNYRDRKMQVFKRLLQVVLPILDFTVKWWWNRKTGQSAQKQQRQAIQLREIFTRLGSTYIKVGQALSTRPDILPSVYIDELAKLQDQLPAFSNELAYKFIQEELGKTPDQIYAELSVEPIAAGSLGQVYQGRLHTGEIVAVKVQRPDLAETIALDIYILRILATILQKRYQEIRTNLVAILDEFATHLFEEMDYIQEGKNAEHFANLYGQLTDIYVPKIYWQYTNRRVLTMEWIKGTKLTHPAEIQSQGIDARSIIEVGVQCTLRQLLEHGFFHADPHPGNLLAMENGKLAYLDFGMMSEIKPHQRYALINAVVHIVNRDFSALVEDYIELEFLPPDADITPISAALTKLFNDALTSSVAQLNFQVIIQQLSELMYQYSFQVPAYYALIIRSLVALEGIAITIDPDFKVLVSAYPYVLKRLLTDPAPQLQPTFKNLLFKNGNFRWNRLETVLINFSNTKDFNFSRTLEQGVSYLLSDQGKFVRIRLADELLKILDAFGETLLSKTPVIFGMHLNYHHQNLVVIDLETLEYLKRIWILLQKLPGFDFIQLARTVAQILMIPVTHETGQYIVKQLLQKNMNRLINDEITT from the coding sequence ATGACAGATTGTTTGGCTAGAAGTTTGGGCATAACTACTGAAAAAATGAGTAAAGTCACCATTCCATTAGAAAAACCTCTCCGCTATGACCCAGAAGCGATCGCTCAAAATTACCGCGATCGTAAAATGCAAGTCTTCAAGCGGTTGCTGCAAGTTGTACTTCCCATACTTGACTTTACTGTTAAATGGTGGTGGAACCGCAAAACAGGACAGTCTGCACAAAAGCAGCAGCGTCAAGCCATTCAACTGCGAGAAATTTTCACTCGCCTTGGCTCCACCTACATAAAGGTTGGTCAAGCACTATCAACTCGCCCTGATATACTGCCTTCAGTCTATATAGATGAACTTGCTAAACTTCAAGATCAATTGCCTGCTTTTTCTAACGAACTAGCATACAAATTTATTCAAGAAGAATTAGGGAAAACTCCAGACCAAATTTATGCAGAATTATCTGTTGAACCAATCGCCGCCGGTTCTCTAGGGCAAGTTTATCAAGGCCGATTACACACAGGAGAGATAGTTGCTGTTAAAGTTCAAAGACCTGATCTTGCAGAAACAATTGCTCTAGATATATATATATTGCGGATTCTGGCTACTATCTTACAAAAGCGATATCAAGAAATTCGTACTAATTTAGTTGCCATTTTAGATGAGTTTGCTACCCATCTGTTTGAAGAGATGGATTACATTCAAGAAGGAAAAAACGCAGAACACTTTGCTAATCTTTATGGTCAGTTGACTGATATTTATGTGCCTAAAATCTACTGGCAATATACTAATCGTCGCGTTTTGACGATGGAATGGATAAAAGGAACCAAGTTAACTCACCCAGCCGAAATACAGTCTCAGGGAATTGATGCTCGTTCAATAATTGAAGTTGGAGTACAGTGTACTCTCAGGCAATTGCTAGAACATGGTTTTTTTCATGCCGATCCTCATCCAGGTAATTTGCTGGCAATGGAAAATGGCAAACTAGCTTATTTAGACTTTGGTATGATGAGCGAAATTAAGCCTCATCAAAGGTATGCTTTAATTAATGCTGTCGTTCACATTGTCAATCGAGATTTTTCAGCACTGGTAGAAGACTATATAGAATTGGAGTTTTTACCTCCTGATGCAGACATAACTCCCATTAGTGCTGCATTGACAAAGCTGTTTAATGATGCCCTTACATCTAGCGTTGCTCAATTAAACTTTCAGGTAATTATTCAACAGCTTTCAGAATTGATGTACCAATATTCCTTTCAAGTACCAGCGTACTATGCACTAATTATTCGTTCGTTGGTAGCATTAGAGGGAATTGCAATCACCATAGACCCGGACTTTAAAGTTTTAGTTTCTGCATATCCTTACGTTCTCAAACGCCTTTTAACTGATCCAGCCCCACAATTACAACCGACTTTTAAGAATCTACTCTTTAAAAATGGTAATTTTCGGTGGAATCGTCTAGAAACAGTATTAATTAACTTTAGTAATACTAAAGATTTTAACTTTAGTAGAACATTAGAACAGGGTGTTAGTTATTTATTATCAGATCAAGGGAAGTTTGTTCGCATCCGTCTAGCGGATGAGCTACTCAAAATCTTAGATGCTTTTGGCGAAACCTTGCTATCTAAAACACCAGTTATTTTTGGGATGCATCTGAATTATCATCACCAAAATTTAGTAGTTATTGATTTAGAGACGCTAGAATACCTCAAACGTATTTGGATACTATTGCAAAAATTGCCAGGATTTGACTTTATACAACTAGCGCGGACAGTTGCCCAAATTTTGATGATACCAGTTACTCATGAAACTGGCCAATATATTGTCAAACAACTGTTGCAAAAAAATATGAACCGACTTATAAATGATGAAATTACAACTTGA